A genomic region of Candidatus Thorarchaeota archaeon contains the following coding sequences:
- a CDS encoding sporulation protein: MRKIDIRLEQTKYSPGSSIQGEVVVNTDKEFEANRVTLEFVGIEEARVVRGAGDSRRVYKEKILHIDEETILHESVIIPEGTTSFPFEVNIPRNLPESYYGHYGSIRYQLRAKVEISWALDPKCEVDVGIIHPLEHVPPKPFTKFIDWNGLDQIQIEIPRHTIAPPEPFPIRIMLRGDPKIRGIRFEILFKEIVSPKGRTETTTRQLSTAYLKAEEISYNSWMDINMETSEKWPLPFSSQLIKTAYVLKVTADIRFRFDRSVEFRLVPSRPPAELFEQDDFSW; the protein is encoded by the coding sequence ATGAGAAAAATCGATATTAGACTCGAACAGACCAAATATAGTCCCGGATCCAGTATCCAAGGGGAAGTCGTGGTCAATACTGACAAAGAATTCGAAGCAAATCGAGTCACCCTAGAGTTTGTAGGTATTGAAGAGGCAAGAGTCGTTCGTGGCGCAGGTGATTCTAGACGTGTCTACAAAGAAAAAATATTACACATCGATGAGGAAACCATTCTTCACGAGAGCGTGATCATTCCAGAGGGGACGACCAGTTTTCCATTCGAGGTGAATATCCCTAGAAACCTGCCCGAATCATATTATGGTCACTATGGCTCTATCCGATACCAGTTGAGAGCAAAGGTTGAGATCTCGTGGGCGCTGGACCCAAAATGCGAGGTGGATGTCGGAATCATCCACCCACTAGAGCACGTCCCCCCGAAACCCTTCACCAAGTTCATAGATTGGAACGGCCTTGATCAGATTCAGATCGAGATTCCGCGACACACTATCGCTCCACCAGAGCCGTTTCCCATACGCATAATGCTACGAGGCGATCCGAAAATTCGCGGGATTAGGTTTGAGATTCTATTCAAGGAAATTGTATCTCCAAAAGGAAGAACCGAGACCACGACAAGGCAGCTATCAACAGCATATCTAAAGGCGGAAGAGATCTCATACAATAGCTGGATGGACATCAATATGGAGACATCGGAGAAATGGCCTTTACCGTTTTCCTCTCAGCTGATTAAAACAGCATACGTTCTGAAAGTGACTGCAGATATCAGATTTAGATTTGACAGGTCCGTCGAGTTTCGACTTGTGCCTTCTCGACCACCAGCAGAATTGTTTGAACAAGATGATTTCAGCTGGTAG
- a CDS encoding TldD/PmbA family protein: MMDYDTVKDELLAVTDSALKYGKSLNADAEIEVGVFYSHEMSAEITQGIVSAKDGIVAGCSARVALGKRIGFASASGITKNRVDLVIFEALSIASGVTVEDNRFQGFCDPAGRGKEGAFDKEILALGTDDLIRFSEEMITEAKTVDERAKIFSAEAAASWGAYALGNTRGILEATRFGHNMVSVNVQAMVGEERRGSFGFDVARDRIVKTEGLGRDAAQRAVNLLGAEKLDFTGALPTVWKPIAASTYIASSLARSTLGDAVVDGVSPLCDHLGNEIAVKSLTVYDDGQNPNYLGTMAIDAEGHPQRRNTVIEDGVLKGFLFDSYYARANGVEPTGNASRGGGIFGGSIPYEVPPSVGAKHLEVVGGDRSLDDLISSIDGKALLIDDFPLGIFHTDVATGEFAVVASSVYLIENGEIKHSVQPVSVAGNFYEGYKKIIAMGNDVEVLPWSVSVGSLVFDGFTITG, encoded by the coding sequence ATGATGGATTATGATACAGTTAAGGACGAACTGCTTGCAGTCACTGATTCTGCTCTCAAGTATGGCAAGAGCCTGAACGCTGATGCGGAGATCGAGGTTGGTGTCTTCTATAGCCATGAGATGTCAGCAGAGATCACTCAGGGTATTGTGAGTGCTAAAGATGGTATTGTGGCCGGGTGCTCTGCACGAGTCGCTCTTGGTAAGCGTATCGGATTTGCCAGTGCCTCTGGTATCACGAAGAATCGAGTTGATCTGGTCATCTTTGAGGCTCTCTCTATTGCCTCCGGAGTGACTGTCGAGGACAATCGTTTCCAAGGCTTTTGTGATCCTGCAGGCCGAGGGAAGGAGGGTGCCTTTGATAAGGAGATACTCGCTCTTGGTACGGATGATCTCATTCGATTCTCCGAAGAGATGATCACCGAGGCAAAGACCGTTGACGAGCGCGCAAAGATTTTCTCTGCCGAGGCCGCGGCCTCATGGGGTGCCTATGCTCTGGGCAACACTCGTGGTATTCTTGAGGCCACCCGCTTTGGACATAATATGGTGTCGGTGAATGTGCAAGCCATGGTCGGTGAAGAGAGACGTGGGTCTTTCGGATTTGATGTGGCACGTGATAGAATTGTCAAGACCGAGGGTCTCGGTAGGGATGCTGCTCAGCGTGCAGTGAATCTATTGGGCGCAGAAAAATTAGACTTCACTGGGGCGTTACCCACTGTTTGGAAACCAATTGCGGCCTCGACATACATTGCCTCCAGCTTGGCCCGATCTACCTTGGGCGATGCTGTTGTTGATGGGGTCTCCCCGCTCTGTGATCATCTAGGGAACGAGATCGCAGTCAAGTCGCTTACCGTCTATGATGATGGTCAGAATCCCAATTATTTGGGCACGATGGCAATCGATGCAGAAGGGCACCCGCAGCGGAGAAACACTGTCATTGAGGACGGGGTTTTGAAGGGATTCCTCTTCGATAGCTATTATGCTCGGGCCAACGGCGTAGAACCTACTGGCAACGCTTCCCGAGGTGGAGGGATCTTTGGCGGCTCAATTCCGTATGAAGTTCCTCCGTCCGTTGGGGCCAAGCATCTCGAAGTCGTGGGTGGTGACCGCTCATTAGATGATCTCATTAGTTCTATTGATGGAAAGGCTCTACTAATTGATGATTTCCCATTGGGCATCTTTCATACAGATGTGGCCACTGGTGAGTTCGCGGTAGTTGCCTCCTCGGTCTATCTGATCGAGAACGGTGAGATCAAGCACTCGGTTCAACCAGTTTCTGTTGCAGGGAACTTCTATGAGGGCTACAAGAAGATCATTGCCATGGGTAATGATGTTGAAGTATTACCTTGGAGCGTTTCTGTTGGGTCCTTGGTCTTTGATGGATTTACTATCACTGGATAG
- a CDS encoding TldD/PmbA family protein yields the protein MKYILEDGVAHGERLGADFVEARYEDLTLRTLDRTDDTFKDIQVKSRMGIAITCYIKGVSGFSFTATPDRESVLAAVGQAVKMARASLSAAKLKLPFERGEPVSPKPAYTPSIGIHPEKWSISEKIDLVNRVVESAKDHGKSVRNIRGMYGELYGHKMLVNSDGTHIEWDFLTTELRVKVTSRAEDGGMVVGFRSFGGTTGVDTFASGEHSPENMGQDAAERAAEQLKAKPCPAGKFRSLIENQLVGVLAHESFGHLSEADFVVPGFSPLTGKVGTRLGTEHATIIDSGIVDIEKYGGLWVPFDDQGTPAHNTVVLDKGVLKHYLHNRGTAANLGQSPTGNARAITFMFPPIVRMTNTYFAAGDLTEEEALELLGTGVYAIQTSGGQVEGDGSFLFKAIRGYWVENGEIKYPIREVSLSGNVLEMLGHVEGATRDLQLYSGYFGGCGKAGQAPLPVGLGGPKLVVDGVTFGGKA from the coding sequence ATGAAATATATCTTGGAAGATGGTGTTGCACATGGCGAGCGTCTGGGTGCTGATTTTGTCGAGGCACGGTATGAGGATCTCACTCTTCGGACACTTGACCGGACAGATGACACCTTCAAGGACATTCAAGTAAAATCGCGGATGGGCATCGCAATCACCTGTTACATCAAAGGGGTCTCGGGTTTCTCGTTCACGGCAACTCCAGATCGTGAGAGTGTGCTGGCTGCTGTAGGCCAAGCCGTTAAGATGGCTCGGGCATCCCTTAGTGCAGCAAAGCTCAAGCTTCCATTTGAGCGTGGAGAGCCAGTTTCACCTAAACCTGCCTACACACCCTCAATTGGGATTCACCCGGAAAAATGGTCGATCTCCGAAAAAATCGATCTGGTCAATAGAGTGGTCGAGAGTGCAAAAGACCACGGCAAGAGCGTCCGGAATATCCGAGGAATGTACGGAGAGCTTTATGGTCACAAGATGTTGGTGAACTCCGATGGGACTCACATTGAGTGGGACTTTCTCACTACCGAGCTCCGGGTGAAGGTTACTTCGCGAGCCGAGGATGGTGGAATGGTTGTTGGATTCAGATCATTCGGTGGCACAACTGGTGTTGACACATTTGCCTCGGGTGAACACAGCCCAGAGAACATGGGCCAGGATGCAGCCGAACGAGCCGCCGAACAATTGAAAGCAAAACCCTGTCCTGCTGGGAAGTTCAGAAGCCTGATTGAGAACCAGCTTGTTGGAGTTCTTGCTCACGAATCATTTGGCCATCTAAGTGAGGCGGATTTCGTAGTCCCCGGATTTTCTCCGCTCACTGGAAAGGTTGGTACTCGGCTGGGAACAGAGCATGCCACGATCATAGACTCGGGCATTGTTGATATTGAGAAGTATGGTGGTCTGTGGGTACCATTTGATGATCAGGGGACTCCTGCGCACAATACAGTTGTCTTGGACAAGGGCGTCCTAAAGCACTATCTTCACAATCGTGGCACGGCTGCAAATCTCGGGCAGAGCCCTACAGGAAATGCGCGAGCTATAACATTCATGTTTCCGCCAATAGTGCGGATGACCAACACGTACTTTGCGGCAGGTGACCTGACAGAGGAGGAGGCCCTTGAGCTCCTGGGTACTGGTGTTTACGCAATTCAGACCTCCGGTGGTCAAGTAGAGGGCGACGGGAGTTTTCTGTTCAAGGCGATTCGTGGTTATTGGGTCGAGAATGGAGAGATCAAATATCCAATACGTGAGGTCTCGCTGTCAGGGAACGTTCTGGAGATGCTCGGGCATGTGGAGGGTGCGACTCGTGATCTTCAGCTCTACAGTGGTTACTTTGGTGGCTGTGGAAAGGCCGGGCAGGCACCACTGCCTGTTGGTCTTGGTGGCCCGAAGTTAGTTGTGGACGGGGTGACCTTTGGAGGGAAAGCATAG
- a CDS encoding GTP-binding protein has product MPVPVYKVLLVGDANVGKSSLIRRVLLDEFDPNYKATVGVDLSAAALNIDPFTPVILTLIDLGGQADFRELRTQYYKGAHAVIFVYDVSDRSTFDSLERWIYGVQENITTREGRELIPLLIANKIDQSETREVSPDEGHSFAERWDFRYGEASAKDGTNVHSLFLDLAKSIYDAYPPVDIRSSTHDK; this is encoded by the coding sequence ATGCCTGTTCCGGTCTACAAAGTCTTGCTTGTCGGTGACGCTAATGTTGGGAAATCTTCACTTATTCGCCGTGTATTGTTGGATGAGTTCGATCCCAACTATAAGGCGACTGTCGGAGTTGATCTCAGTGCAGCCGCATTGAATATTGATCCCTTCACTCCAGTAATTTTGACTTTGATCGATCTGGGTGGTCAGGCTGATTTTCGTGAGCTACGGACTCAATACTACAAGGGTGCCCATGCTGTCATATTTGTCTATGATGTGTCGGATCGTTCCACATTCGACAGTCTTGAACGATGGATCTATGGTGTACAGGAGAATATCACCACTAGGGAGGGTCGTGAGCTGATTCCTCTATTGATTGCAAACAAGATCGACCAGAGCGAAACAAGAGAAGTGAGTCCTGATGAAGGTCATAGTTTTGCCGAACGATGGGATTTTCGATATGGTGAGGCCAGTGCGAAAGATGGTACCAATGTCCATAGTCTGTTTCTGGATCTCGCAAAATCAATTTATGATGCCTATCCGCCTGTAGACATTCGATCCTCTACGCATGATAAATGA
- a CDS encoding radical SAM protein, which produces MLRYEGTIWRPPSEARSLILQATIGCSHNACIFCVSYKDRKYRVRGAEGITADLRGLPTSIKNGVRRVFLADGNALAMTTDEMLATLQVLQKNLPALERVGVYAYAKDVRDKSISDLRQLKDAGLGIVYLGLETGDDELLRWCRKGVDSREMMEACKKIRSAGIPLSLTIILGLGGLEHSEQHAKATVQVLNKIDPEYVGALTLMIPRGTPLYEMTQRGEFEPMRPFDILRELRTLVEGIHLSNCVFRTNHASNYLPLGGTLNRDKYKILDTLDTVLERHDDSVLRPSGLRGL; this is translated from the coding sequence ATGCTAAGATACGAGGGAACTATCTGGAGACCTCCAAGTGAGGCACGAAGCCTGATCTTACAGGCCACAATAGGATGCTCACACAATGCCTGCATATTTTGTGTCTCATACAAAGACCGGAAATATAGAGTGAGGGGAGCCGAAGGGATCACTGCTGATTTGAGAGGTCTCCCAACTTCAATCAAGAATGGTGTTCGTCGCGTGTTCCTTGCGGATGGAAATGCATTAGCAATGACCACTGACGAGATGCTGGCAACACTTCAAGTTCTACAGAAGAACCTGCCTGCACTCGAACGAGTTGGTGTCTATGCCTACGCAAAAGATGTTCGTGACAAAAGCATTAGTGATCTCAGACAACTCAAGGACGCAGGACTCGGAATAGTCTATCTTGGCCTCGAGACCGGTGACGACGAACTCTTGAGATGGTGCCGTAAAGGTGTGGACTCACGAGAAATGATGGAGGCCTGTAAGAAGATAAGGTCGGCTGGAATCCCACTTTCTCTTACGATCATACTTGGCCTTGGTGGCCTCGAGCATTCTGAGCAACACGCAAAGGCCACTGTTCAAGTCCTCAACAAGATAGACCCCGAATATGTTGGGGCACTGACACTGATGATCCCAAGAGGCACGCCATTGTATGAGATGACTCAGCGCGGCGAGTTTGAACCCATGCGCCCATTTGACATTCTGAGAGAACTGAGAACACTTGTTGAGGGGATACATCTATCCAATTGCGTCTTCAGGACCAATCATGCATCAAATTACTTACCGCTCGGCGGCACTCTGAACCGGGACAAGTACAAAATCCTTGACACCCTGGACACAGTACTTGAAAGACATGATGACAGTGTGCTGCGGCCATCAGGTCTCAGAGGCCTATAA